The Sulfurospirillum deleyianum DSM 6946 nucleotide sequence ACACTCTCATTGGATAATGTCTGTGATAGTTCTTTACTAGAATTCTGCGATGGAGGGTTAATTGATATCGTAAAAGTGCATGGAAGCCTCATCCGAAACCTTTGCACTGATGAACACGCACGTTTTACATGTAACACCATTTTAGAACTTTGCAAAGCTAAAAATATCCAAACCGTTGCGACCCATCTCAATTCACAAACTACTCTCGAAACCGTGCGCACTTTGGGCTTTGATCTTTTTCAAGGCTACATCATCGACCAACCGCACGCATTCGAATAACAAAGGAGTCCTTTATGGTGAAACACATTGTTTTTTTCCAACTACCCAATGCTTCAGACGCACAAAAAGAGGCGTTAAAAGAGCGTATTATGAGCCTAAAAGGGAAAATTGATGTTTTGGTGCATATAGAAGTAGGCATTAATTTTTCACCCGAAGAGCGTGCCTTTGATCTCGCTCTAGTGAGTGATTTTAAGAGTAAAGAAGATTTGTACACCTACGCCATTCACCCTTTGCACCTTGAAGTTGTTGCCTTCATCAAATCCTTAAATGCGGTAAGTAAAGTCGTTGATTATGAGTATTAAACGCTTCGCAAAAAGATCTCTTTTTGGTGCATTTTTCTCTTTACCGATGATGCTCCGTGCCATCGACACGGAAGCTTTAGAGGCAAAAGCATCCTATGGTGATGCCTCTGCTGCTTATACCCTCGCAAAATATTATGAAACACAGCAAGATCAAGAACGAGCTTTGTTATGGTACAAACAAGCGGCTATTTTAAGCTTAGAAGAAAAAACCACCCAAACCAAAGCGCTTGAGAGTAGCATTGCAGAGCGCTTACACAAAATCGAACGTACCGAAGCGGTTTATAGCTCTTTTTTAGAAGGCTATGAAGATGATGACACGTACCAATCTATGAAACAGATGATTACCCAAACGTTTGATATCGCACCCTATAAAATGAACTATTTATTGCCGATGACGTATGATGGAGTCTCCCATGAAGGACGAAACCACCAAGAGACCAAATTTCAACTCAGTTTTCAAAAAGACCTTGTCGATAACCTACTAGGACTTCATGAAAGTATCGTTCTTGCTTACACCTATACGGCATGGTGGCAAACCAGAGAAGATTCAGCACCCTTTCGTGAAACCAACTATCAACCAGAGCTTTTTATTATTATGCCCCATTTTGAACGTGAAAGTTTTATTAAAGCATATCAGTTGGGTATTCTACACGAATCCAATGGCAAAGATGAGGAAAAATCACGCTCATGGAATCGACTCTATGTCAAAGGATTTTTTCAAGCAGGCAATCTCATCATCGCCCCACGCATCTGGTATCGCCTTAAAGAAGACGCACGAAGTGATGATAACCCGGATATTGAGGATTATCTAGGCTATGGTGACATTGAATTGATCTATCCGTGGAAAAAACATACCTTTAAATTTTTAGTGCGAAACAATCTCAAACTAGAGGACACTAACAGAGGAGCAATTCAAGCAGATTGGACATTCCCACTGTGGGAAGATAATCTTTTTGGGTACATTCAACTCTACAGCGGTTACTCGGAGAGTTTAATTGACTATAACAAGCGGAGTGATCGTATTGGTATTGGATTTGCGCTTTCGCGCTAATAAAAGAGCGTAAAGACTCAAGACTGAGTCTTTACATGTAACGCTTAATTAAAATCTCGAGGAGTTCTTCGAGGTCTATCTCTCTTGGACGATCTTCTCTAGGTCTTGCCTCATTTACTTTAAGTGTTCGTCCACCAATCTCTTTTTCATTCGTTGCTTCAATAGCAGCTTTTGCTTCTGAATCATTTGGCATTTCAACAAAACCAAAACCTTTTGAACGTCCTGTTTCTCTATCGTTAATGATTCTTGCACTTGACACTTCACCGTACGCAGAAAACATCTCTTTTAACTGATCGCCCGTCATCTCATACTTGACATTGCCTACATAAATATTCATCGTGACCATACTCCTCTTTTTTAAATCACACACTGTTACCTTTTGCCCGTAAATACGTTACTTACTCGGTAACATAGATGACCTTATAAAATCATTGTAGCATAATAATAAACATTTCTATACACACACGAACGCCTTTTTCATGAAAATGAGAAAAATTGACACATTCTTATCACGCACAGCTTAAGAGAAATGGTGCTATAATCAAAACAACTATTATTCATGTAACGAGGTAGAGATGCAATTAACACATTTAGATGAAAAAGATAGACCAAAAATGGTCGATGTCAGCGATAAAGAAGAGACGTTTCGTGTTGCCATCGCAAGTGGTACGATTACCATGAGCCAAGCTGCTTTTGATCAAATCGTCTCCCAACAAACTAAAAAGGGACCTGTTCTGCAAACGGCTGTAATTGGGGCGATTATGGGAACCAAAAAAACCAGTGATCTTATCCCTATGTGCCATCCTTTAATGCTAACATCCGTGAACTGTGATGTGGAAGAACTTCCCCATCTCCCAGGATTTAAACTCACGGTAACCGCAAAACTTAAAGGACAAACTGGCGTGGAAATGGAAGCTTTAACGGGTGTTAGCATTGGACTTTTAACGATTTATGATATGTCTAAAGCCATTGATAAATCAATGGTAATTAACGCTATTCAACTCGAATCCAAAAGCGGAGGTAAAAGTGGAAACTACGCCCGAACTTCAGCTTGATTATCCTTGCCAATGGGAATACAAACTCGTTTTAAGCAGTGAACACAATGTGACAACCATTGTGCAAGAAGTGTTAGAAGAACGTATCCACGACATACGCAAATCTCAAAATAGCACCAAAGGCAACTACGCAAGTTATACATTAAACATTTTGGTTCACAATGCAGACGATAGAAAAGCACTGTTTCATCTACTTAAACAACACCAACACATTAAATTTGTACTTTAAAAGGAATTCTCCATGGAGTCAATACAACACATTTTTTCAGCAACACTCAAAGAAAATAAAGAAAATTCCAACCTCTCCCAACTGATTCAAGAACTGAGTTTTGAACTCTCCCGAAAAAAAATTCAACGCCTCAAAGATGAAGCGATGATTCAAAGCCGTATTGGAGAACTTTTTGAACTCTACTGCAAGGTCTTGCACGATGAAGGACTTAAAACACCTGAGATGGTTGAGCGTATCATAGACGGGCTTTTGAAAGCAAAAAGCGCTGAACAAGAAGCATTTTTATACAAGACCATTTATGAAAAAGAGCAACTCGAAAAAAGTATTTTTCTTCAAAAACAGCACATTAAAAACTCCATCGCTGAAACGTTTCATACCCTAGAGAGGCACATTGCACATATTTCGCATGACACAAAAGAAGCCGCTCTTTTTGCACTCAATGACGCCAAACTCAAAGGTGTAGAGATGCTAGGTATCTTAAAAGAAACAGCCGAAGAAGCACTGATCACAACCCTTGAAAAAGGAAGTGACATCAAAGATACAACCCATGCTATCACTAAAAATTTAACCTACCAAACCATTCAAGAAGGGCATTTCACCAAACAACGTCTTTTAAATATTTCGCAAACGATTCTTAAAGCGAGTATGGATATTGCCGATGAAGATGTTGCCCATGCAAAAGAGATTCTTGAAGGTGCCGTCAATGGTGTACGCGATGGCATCACCAAAGCACTTGAAAAATTTAAAAATGATTTAAGATACCTTCCTGCAGAAGAGATAGAAACCCTTTTTGAGACAGATTTACCCCTTCTACGTAAAGAACTTCTAAAACTCGATGAGCATTTTATTATTATGCTCAATGTCCTCGCATCGCAATCAGAGGGCATTTCTGCAACGATTATTAAAGAGATGGTTGAAGAGATGAACAGCTCAGTAGCCAAAATGAAGCGTACAGCCAATGAGGTCAAAGAACTCCTCTCTGATCGCATTGAAGGACTCAAAGAAGAAGCAGAGAAAAAATTAGAATCGTTTAAAAAAGATGTTAATGAATTTGAAAAAATAGCTTCTGCAAAAGTCGAGTCTCTTAAACAATTTGAATTTGAAGGTGAAAAGGCAAAACATGTTGCGCAAGAGGCTAAAAAATTAGGTTTTCGTGCATGGGAAGTTGCAAAAAACATGGTAGATGGCGCAGTCAAAGGCGCAAAAGATGCTATTAAAAAAGATGAAAAATAGACGTTACATGTAAGGATTGATTCCTTACATGTAACAAGATTATTCTAAACCTTTGGAGTGCATTAACATCACTTTATCTGCTACAAACTTGATTTTAATATAACGTTTTTCATCACCCCACGTACAATCACTCATCCCAATCAGCGAGTCACAATGATTCGCTTGACCCAAAAGATCAATCACCTGTGGATACGTCATGCCTACATCAATTTTATCGTAGTTTTCTTTACTGATTTTCGAACAACCTGTAATGAAAAGCATCACAAAAACAATCAAAAGATACCGCATGAGCGCTCCTTCATCAAACGTTAATGAAGTAGCCTAGCATACTTTTACTGTTCGTTAGCTTTTCATTACACCCATACGCTATTTTTTAATAACGATAACGCAATGAAGCACGCACGTTTTGAGCTGATCTAACTGCTCCTGCTGTCTCATCAACATTTTGAGGTGTTCCTGTTGAGCCAAAGAACATATCACTACCTGTGTAGTCATAATCAATATACAAGTAACTCAACTGTGCGGTCAAGTTTTTACCCACAAGTGGCAAGGTATAATAAATTTCATACGCATCACCACGAGCCGCAAGTTTTGAACCAACAAGAGTATCCTCGCCATAGGTAAAGCTTCTCCAGTATTTACTACCATGGTTATACTCTAAGCCCAGTCGATGCCCCTCAAAGAAGCTTGGAATCTGAATACCCGTATAGATAGAGAAACCTGTCTCTTTATCTGAAGAACCTAACATCTCTTGTGTTGAAGAACTCATACCTAAATTATTATACAATGCATCCATTACGGTAGCATGATTTCCTTTTGGATCAGTTTTACTAAAAGCATACGATGCAAAGAAAATAGAATCATCTAAGAAATCACTGATACCATCACCAATACCATTGACTTGCAAGGATAATGCACCACCTGTTAAATCACCCACATCTGTCATGGAAACGTTATACGTATCATCCATTAATGTTGCCATATCCATTGGATTATCTGCAAGAGCACCTTCACTAGCTACACTAAAGTTAGCCCCCATCATATTCCAGCCTTTAAAGTAATTTGCCATGACTTTATACTGACCATTATCATAAATTTGCCATATCAATCCGGCTAAGTCCATATTAGCTGAGTCACTATCTGTTTTAACGTACGGTGTCTGTGTTGAACTAGGAACCACACCACCCATAATTGGATAACCTGTAAACGTAGGATATCTAGCATCTGCATTTGAGTTGCCTCGACCTAAACAAAGCTTCACATACATACCAGAAACACCTGTGAGTTTGTCTAAATCAAATTTAAAGCTTGCGCCATCAAATTCCATATTAATATTATGACCAATCGGTGACGCTGGATTTTCATTGTCTGCTCTAAGATTGGTTAAGAAACCATCAACAGAGGGTCGACGACCAAAGCTAGCCGTATAAGGAATATCACCCATATTTCCAAAATATAAGAAATACGCTTCACGAAGTCTAATGGTATTATCATCAGGAGACTCTGAAGAGTACCAATTCATATTTGAGTATGGATTCATTCCTGTTGAACTGTTATTGCCAAACATTGAATAAACACCTAATGATCCCTTAAAGACCAAATTATCCGCAGGTTGCGCTGCCATACCAAGAATGAGCTTGTTAGTCCAAACACCATTATCTTGATCAGCCAGACCTTTTATCTTGTAATCAATCGCATCATAAGAGGTACGTAAATCCACACTCCACTTGATATTATCATTGGCATCATGTGCCTTAACCTCAGATATTTGAGCTTTAAGCGCATCAATATTGATTTTTGACTGAGCGTTTTTAAGTTCAGCCATCTGAACCTTCAAAGCTTCAATCTCTTGCTTCAATGAATCATCCGATGCCAATAAGCAAGAACACGCAACACACAACGGTAAGATAATTTTTTTCATCTTTTGCCCTTAGTAATAAATATTTAACCATTTAAAATGTCATTTTGTATATTTACATGTAAATATACCCAGCCAAAATTATTAGCACCTCAAATAAAGCAAAACAGGGAACTAAACCATTACAATCCTTTTATTGATCATAATACATGAAGGCATTATGCATGATAATCCTTTCAAAAGAGATTGAGTTATCATATCAAAAGTAAAATAAATTTGAATTTAATAAATTAAAAAAATAGACTGTGTACAAATTTATTTTACCTATTTTCTCAGAAAGGAAATCATATAGAAATAAAACTTAGTAAAGTTATAGAAAAGCTAACTAATGAGGAGAAGCAAGAATAAAAAAGTAAGGAGTTTTTTATCGCAAAATAATAAAAGCACCATTAAAAAAGGATTTGAGGGAGGATAAATAGATTAAAGAAGTGATAGCATTATTTTTGAATAAGAGAGATTGATATTTGAAATAATATTTAAAAAAACTGAATTAAAAGATTAGGGAGTTTATTTTTGAGTTAAATCATAAGGAGATACGAACTGGCAGCGACCTACGTTTCCATCCCAGTAAGGGAGAGTATTATCGGCGATGAAGAGCTTAGCTTCCTGGTTCGAAATGGGACAGGGCGTTTCCTCTTCTCTAGAGCCACCAGAATCGTGAATTAAATCTATTTAGCAGTATAGCGAAATAGGCTTAATTCACCATTCTTCAGGTGAGTTTAAAATTGTCTAGTCAACAAAGCGCTTTACACTTAATAAGGAAGTGAAATAGCATTATCATACGTAATAATATGTAAGCCAAACGACCTATTAGTACTGGTCAGCTAAAGGGCTCTCACCCATTACACACCCAGCCTATCAAACATGTAGTCTTCATGAGGTCTTCAGGGAAAGTTCATCTTGGAGTTGGCTTCCCGCTTAGATGCTTTCAGCGGTTATCACATCCGAACATAGCTACCGGGCGATGCTCTTGGCAGAACAACCCGTACACCAGTGGTTCGTTCAACCCGGTCCTCTCGTACTAGGGTTAACTCTCCTCAACTTTCCTACGCCCACGGCAGATAGGGACCGAACTGTCTCACGACGTTCTGAACCCAGCTCGCGTACCGCTTTAAATGGCGAACAGCCATACCCTTGGGACCTGCTCCAGCCCCAGGATGCGATGAGCCGACATCGAGGTGCCAAACCTCCCCGTCGATGTGAGCTCTTGGGGGAGATCAGCCTGTTATCCCCGGGGTACCTTTTATCCTTTGAGCGATGGCCCTTCCACACAGAACCACCGGATCACTATGACCGACTTTCGTCTCTGCTCGAGGTGTATCTCTCACAGTCAAGCTGGCTTGTACCATTATACTCTACGAACGATTTCCAACCGTTCTGAGCCAACCTTTGTAAGCCTCCGTTACTTTTTAGGAGGCGACCGCCCCAGTCAAACTACCCACCAGACATTGTCCTGAACATAGATAATATGTCCCAGTTAGCTATCAGAATAAAGAAGAGTGGTATCTCAACAATGGCTCAGGTGCAACTGGCGTCACACCCTCAAAGCCTCCCACCTATCCTGCACATCTTTATCCCAACAGCAGTGTCAAGCTATAGTAAAGGTCCACGGGGTCTTTCCGTCTTGCCGCGGGTAGGAGGAATTTTCACCTCCACTACAATTTCACTGGATTTCTGGTCGAGACAGCTCCCATCTCGTTACGCCATTCATGCAGGTCGATATTTAATCGACAAGGAATTTCGCTACCTTAGGACCGTTATAGTTACGGCCGCCGTTTACTGGGGCTTCGATCAATGGCTTCGCTTGCGCTAACCACATCAATTAACCTTCCAGCACCGGGCAGGCGTCACACCCTATACATCCTCTTACGAGTTAGCAGAGTGCTGTGTTTTTGGTAAACAGTCGGGAGGGACTCTTTGTTGCAACCTTTTCCGCTTTTGGAAGCAAGTTCCTATACAGAAGGAGGCACACCTTATACCGAAGATACGGT carries:
- the moaC gene encoding cyclic pyranopterin monophosphate synthase MoaC; protein product: MQLTHLDEKDRPKMVDVSDKEETFRVAIASGTITMSQAAFDQIVSQQTKKGPVLQTAVIGAIMGTKKTSDLIPMCHPLMLTSVNCDVEELPHLPGFKLTVTAKLKGQTGVEMEALTGVSIGLLTIYDMSKAIDKSMVINAIQLESKSGGKSGNYARTSA
- a CDS encoding phospholipase A, with translation MSIKRFAKRSLFGAFFSLPMMLRAIDTEALEAKASYGDASAAYTLAKYYETQQDQERALLWYKQAAILSLEEKTTQTKALESSIAERLHKIERTEAVYSSFLEGYEDDDTYQSMKQMITQTFDIAPYKMNYLLPMTYDGVSHEGRNHQETKFQLSFQKDLVDNLLGLHESIVLAYTYTAWWQTREDSAPFRETNYQPELFIIMPHFERESFIKAYQLGILHESNGKDEEKSRSWNRLYVKGFFQAGNLIIAPRIWYRLKEDARSDDNPDIEDYLGYGDIELIYPWKKHTFKFLVRNNLKLEDTNRGAIQADWTFPLWEDNLFGYIQLYSGYSESLIDYNKRSDRIGIGFALSR
- a CDS encoding DUF6781 family protein; translated protein: MESIQHIFSATLKENKENSNLSQLIQELSFELSRKKIQRLKDEAMIQSRIGELFELYCKVLHDEGLKTPEMVERIIDGLLKAKSAEQEAFLYKTIYEKEQLEKSIFLQKQHIKNSIAETFHTLERHIAHISHDTKEAALFALNDAKLKGVEMLGILKETAEEALITTLEKGSDIKDTTHAITKNLTYQTIQEGHFTKQRLLNISQTILKASMDIADEDVAHAKEILEGAVNGVRDGITKALEKFKNDLRYLPAEEIETLFETDLPLLRKELLKLDEHFIIMLNVLASQSEGISATIIKEMVEEMNSSVAKMKRTANEVKELLSDRIEGLKEEAEKKLESFKKDVNEFEKIASAKVESLKQFEFEGEKAKHVAQEAKKLGFRAWEVAKNMVDGAVKGAKDAIKKDEK
- a CDS encoding HP0495 family protein: METTPELQLDYPCQWEYKLVLSSEHNVTTIVQEVLEERIHDIRKSQNSTKGNYASYTLNILVHNADDRKALFHLLKQHQHIKFVL
- a CDS encoding Dabb family protein — its product is MVKHIVFFQLPNASDAQKEALKERIMSLKGKIDVLVHIEVGINFSPEERAFDLALVSDFKSKEDLYTYAIHPLHLEVVAFIKSLNAVSKVVDYEY
- a CDS encoding DUF3373 family protein, which encodes MKKIILPLCVACSCLLASDDSLKQEIEALKVQMAELKNAQSKINIDALKAQISEVKAHDANDNIKWSVDLRTSYDAIDYKIKGLADQDNGVWTNKLILGMAAQPADNLVFKGSLGVYSMFGNNSSTGMNPYSNMNWYSSESPDDNTIRLREAYFLYFGNMGDIPYTASFGRRPSVDGFLTNLRADNENPASPIGHNINMEFDGASFKFDLDKLTGVSGMYVKLCLGRGNSNADARYPTFTGYPIMGGVVPSSTQTPYVKTDSDSANMDLAGLIWQIYDNGQYKVMANYFKGWNMMGANFSVASEGALADNPMDMATLMDDTYNVSMTDVGDLTGGALSLQVNGIGDGISDFLDDSIFFASYAFSKTDPKGNHATVMDALYNNLGMSSSTQEMLGSSDKETGFSIYTGIQIPSFFEGHRLGLEYNHGSKYWRSFTYGEDTLVGSKLAARGDAYEIYYTLPLVGKNLTAQLSYLYIDYDYTGSDMFFGSTGTPQNVDETAGAVRSAQNVRASLRYRY
- a CDS encoding RNA recognition motif domain-containing protein, coding for MNIYVGNVKYEMTGDQLKEMFSAYGEVSSARIINDRETGRSKGFGFVEMPNDSEAKAAIEATNEKEIGGRTLKVNEARPREDRPREIDLEELLEILIKRYM